A genome region from Engraulis encrasicolus isolate BLACKSEA-1 chromosome 6, IST_EnEncr_1.0, whole genome shotgun sequence includes the following:
- the ankle1 gene encoding ankyrin repeat and LEM domain-containing protein 1: MNCATNITSQLCQAVGNEDARSVQTLLSQGANPNLILDKGVAAIHLAVGKESEKGIRCLKLILQHGADPNLRSSEGLTPLHIAALWGCYQTLKLLLKNGANPNLKDQDGNKAGRLAKQQDNRRCAMLLSEHESQAAQAEVEDFPKFQYSVYSGQPGRECSYSSAGDDYSNASLGMSMLSDMSEDPLSSTRRSSCLNFSSVFSGRPSLHGGGGGGWAGGRLEVSDISDLRGPQDSVLEFDPPSILSSTRMSVAGIRDRSGLPVLQGDETVFDGRALRYDHGFRRPSDVHPPPAGYSRRASRKSVSFRDVDEYYPVFDVVDSPRRLRPVTQESSESCDSTVDFSEYTEFFDAERMATVLHHQGIDVTSPDHVYVFTRDDDTSSNADLEKTVLTWLPTEEEENQDDVATECVSEPESKVQPLPPSGSSSSSGTSKYSSCDSEDYKSCIGDASPLDDLHRSTEEDEGTQQGPSADHQSNTVSNTQVESDITQMKRDSAQDERSACIGTEPSTVAEVAELLSNLTCDSRTKDLEDEGCDVVVSPFVTGRTRSRLSRCSQRASQSSSSLSSTSLFEVTLPTPPTRMRRTVRSQDSPADGYCASPFLAGRCGGSLATDCSQSQVEVLRAEQGMPSYEGLSQADTVLLSTSMADTIILESGGGEKCPMPFGVPKGLMSESDFEQEEDIVSSSDLITDDLSTCSDVRSLSPSQGSTQSSNRESVEDSWVSEMESQFCSSQASVSDTPQKYAPDTPGTGCTPRYSMSRLSGGHCRPRSLANLSYTPGGRPHLVDVDEPVEYLYTDTEEGHELIETHVPPTSNTSMSTTTTSSSGDETVLYDWRAFKVSPSKGKENVEPKEEALSKELKGLTDKELRRRLVELGHAPGPITARTRPVYMERLLRLQQEANSQPQSSTEHSPELRKTLQTFILPDGRNDEHALSQQFDQPDQNKKWREGVIKSSFNYLLLDPRVTNNLPFRSQAMTPKECFQTFASAIFYVGKGKRSRPYSHLYEALDYYRGDKTSKKLCSKVKHILDVWNAGHGVISLHCFQNVIPVEAYTREACMVDAIGLKMLTNKKRGDYYGVASTWAAKRKRELGVHLLYRAMQIFLAEGERQLRPADIRAGN, encoded by the exons ATGAACTGCGCAACAAACATCACATCTCAGCTTTGCCAAGCAGTGGGCAATGAGGACGCAAG GTCAGTGCAGACGCTGTTATCCCAAGGAGCTAATCCCAACTTGATTCTAGACAAGGGTGTCGCGGCCATACACTTGGCTGTAGGCAAAGAATCAGAAAAGGGGATCCGCTGCCTGAAACTGATCTTACAACATGGGGCTGACCCAAATCTCAG GTCATCAGAAGGACTTACTCCCTTGCACATTGCTGCTCTGTGGGGATGTTATCAGACTCTGAAGCTGCTTTTAAAAAATGGTGCCAATCCAAATCTTAAAGACCAG GATGGCAACAAAGCTGGTAGACTGGCCAAGCAGCAGGACAACCGCCGGTGCGCTATGCTTCTGTCTGAACATGAATCCCAGGCTGCACAAGCTGAGGTTGAAGACTTTCCCAAGTTCCAATACT CGGTTTACTCCGGGCAGCCTGGTCGAGAGTGCTCTTACTCTTCCGCTGGAGATGACTACAGCAACGCCTCTCTGGGCATGTCCATGCTGAGTGACATGAGCGAAGACCCCCTGAGCAGCACACGCAGGTCCTCCTGTCTCAACTTCTCCTCCGTCTTCAGCGGCAGGCCCAGtctccatggaggaggaggaggaggctgggctGGCGGCCGCCTGGAGGTGTCTGACATCTCCGACCTCCGAGGCCCTCAGGACTCCGTCTTGGAGTTTGACCCGCCGTCCATCCTCTCCAGCACCCGTATGTCTGTGGCAGGCATCAGGGATCGGTCCGGCCTGCCGGTCCTTCAGGGGGACGAGACTGTTTTTGACGGCAGAGCTTTGCGGTACGATCACGGCTTTCGGAGGCCTTCTGACGTCCACCCTCCCCCGGCTGGGTATTCCAGACGGGCGAGTCGCAAAAGCGTGAGTTTCCGAGACGTGGACGAGTACTACCCTGTGTTTGACGTCGTCGACTCTCCCAGACGGCTGCGACCCGTCACTCAGGAGAGTTCGGAGTCGTGCGATTCCACCGTGGACTTCTCAGAGTACACGGAATTCTTCGACGCGGAAAGGATGGCCACCGTGTTGCATCATCAGGGCATTGACGTCACGTCGCCCGATCACGTTTACGTGTTTACTCGCGACGACGACACGAGCTCAAACGCGGACTTGGAAAAGACGGTTCTGACGTGGCTACCgactgaagaggaggagaatcaGGATGACGTAGCCACAGAGTGTGTTAGTGAGCCAGAGAGTAAAGTCCAGCCTCTACCGCCCTCAGggagcagcagtagtagtgggACAAGTAAGTACAGCAGCTGTGACAGCGAGGACTACAAAAGCTGCATCGGGGACGCGTCACCACTTGACGACTTACACAGATCTACTGAGGAAGATGAGGGTACTCAACAGGGCCCTTCCGCAGATCATCAGTCTAACACGGTCAGTAATACACAAGTAGAGTCGGACATTACTCAAATGAAAAGAGACTCGGCACAAGATGAACGCAGTGCCTGCATTGGCACGGAGCCTTCAACGGTGGCAGAGGTCGCAGAACTGTTGAGCAACCTCACGTGTGACAGCAGGACAAAGGACCTGGAGGACGAAGGTTGCGATGTGGTGGTGAGTCCGTTCGTCACCGGCAGGACGCGCTCGAGGCTGAGCCGCTGCTCGCAGCGGGCCAGTCAGAgctcctcctcgctctcctccacctccctcttcgAGGTCACCCTGCCCACGCCGCCGACTCGCATGCGCCGCACGGTGAGGTCGCAGGACAGTCCGGCGGACGGTTACTGCGCCTCGCCATTCTTGGCAGGCAGATGTGGTGGGAGCTTGGCCACTGATTGTTCCCAGTCTCAAGTAGAGGTCCTGAGAGCTGAGCAAGGCATGCCTTCGTATGAAGGACTTAGTCAAGCAGACACGGTCCTCCTCTCCACCAGCATGGCCGACACCATCATCCTGGAGAGCGGAGGTGGTGAAAAGTGCCCAATGCCCTTCGGCGTCCCCAAGGGTTTGATGTCAGAGAGCGATTTTGAGCAGGAGGAGGACATTGTCAGCAGCAGTGACTTGATCACCGATGACCTCTCCACTTGCAGCGACGTGAGAAGCCTCTCCCCGTCGCAGGGATCCACTCAGAGCAGCAACAGAGAGAGCGTGGAGGACTCCTGGGTCAGCGAGATGGAGTCTCAATTCTGCTCCTCCCAGGCCAGCGTCAGCGACACGCCGCAGAAGTACGCCCCCGACACGCCGGGGACCGGGTGCACGCCGCGCTACAGCATGAGCAGGCTGTCGGGGGGCCACTGCAGGCCCCGCTCCCTGGCCAACCTGTCCTACACCCCCGGCGGACGCCCACACCTGGTGGACGTGGACGAGCCCGTGGAGTACCTCTACACCGACACGGAGGAGGGCCACGAGCTGATCGAGACCCATGTGCCGCCTACGTCAAACACGTCCatgagcaccaccaccaccagcagcagcggcGACGAGACCGTGCTCTACGACTGGCGCGCCTTCAAGGTTAGCCCGAGCAAAGGGAAGGAGAACGTGGAGCCCAAAGAGGAGGCTTTGTCCAAGGAGTTGAAAGGGTTGACGGATAAGGAGTTGAGGAGGAGGCTGGTGGAGCTTGGGCATGCCCCTGGGCCCATCACCGCTCGGACCAGGCCTGTGTACATGGAGAGGCTGCTACGCCTCCAGCAGGAAGCCAACAGCCAGCCACAGTCCAGCACTG AGCACAGTCCTGAACTTCGGAAGACTCTGCAGACATTTATTTTACCCGATGGCAGAAATGATGAGCATGCCCTTTCTCAGCAGTTTGACCAACCGGATCAGAACAAGAAGTGGCGTGAAGGTGTCATTAAGTCCAGTTTCAACTACCTTCTCCTTGATCCAAG AGTAACAAATAACTTGCCCTTTCGAAGTCAAGCGATGACCCCTAAGGAGTGTTTTCAGACCTTTGCCAGTGCCATCTTCTACGTTGGCAAGGGCAAACGCTCTCGCCCCTACAGCCACTTGTATGAGGCTTTGGACTACTACAGAGGAGACAAAACATCCAAG AAACTCTGCTCGAAGGTGAAGCATATTTTGGATGTTTGGAATGCAGGCCACGGGGTGATATCCCTGCACTGCTTCCAAAATGTCATACCAGTGGAGGCATATACCAGAGAGGCCTGCATGGTTGATGCAATCG GCTTGAAGATGCTGACCAATAAGAAGCGTGGTGACTATTATGGGGTGGCGTCGACCTGGGCGGCGAAGCGCAAGCGGGAGCTGGGAGTACACCTGCTGTACCGGGCCATGCAGATCTTCCTGGCCGAAGGAGAGCGCCAGCTCAGACCAGCGGACATCAGGGCGGGAAACTGA
- the LOC134451064 gene encoding protein ABHD8-like, whose translation MLASVMERIIYCLTGRSTNVVVPIETSEAADGFEFVEVKPGRVIRVRHIIPDRQVVEDEGGPVGSIPCKRKISVFRNGQLYIENLSEAVRTDALTCQNGETAEPNSTVEVEVSDGNSTGTPSHTTPQHCKANGEDVVLQQPQRRRRKPKRTVVIDCERKISCCKETHSDVVLFFIHGVGGSLDIWGNQLDFFSQLGYEVVAPDMAGHGASSVPQVSAAYTFYALAEDVRAIFKRYARKRNILVGHSYGVSFCTFLAHEYPNEIHKMVMINGGGPTALEPSICSIFNLPACMLQCLSPCLSWSFLKAGFAHQGAKEKQLLKDSNAFNVSSFVLRAMMSGQYWPEGDEVYHAEITVPTLLVHGIYDRFVPVEEDQRMSEILILAFLKIINEGSHMVMMECPDTVNTLLHEFFLWQPEVPKRLHTPTPTKRPGSSPGSKPSSPEPRARPPSRNKSK comes from the exons ATGTTGGCAAGTGTGATGGAGAGGATCATCTATTGCCTAACTGGGCGCTCGACCAACGTGGTAGTCCCCATCGAGACCTCGGAGGCGGCCGACGGCTTTGAGTTTGTGGAGGTGAAGCCGGGCCGGGTGATCCGCGTGCGCCACATCATCCCCGAccggcaggtggtggaggacgAGGGCGGGCCGGTGGGCAGCATCCCCTGCAAGCGCAAGATCTCCGTCTTCCGCAACGGCCAGCTCTACATCGAAAACCTGAGCGAGGCCGTGCGCACCGACGCCCTGACCTGCCAGAACGGTGAGACAGCCGAGCCCAACAGcacggtggaggtggaggtgtcggACGGCAACAGCACCGGCACGCCCTCCCACACTACCCCGCAGCACTGCAAGGCCAACGGGGAGGACGTGGTCCTGCAGCAGCCCCAGCGCAGGCGGCGCAAGCCCAAGCGCACGGTGGTGATCGACTGCGAGAGGAAGATCTCCTGCTGCAAGGAAACACACTCGGACGTGGTGCTTTTCTTCATCCACGGCGTTGGGGGCTCGCTGGACATATGGGGTAACCAGCTGGACTTCTTCTCCCAGCTTGGCTATGAGGTGGTGGCACCGGACATGGCAGGACATGGTGCCAGCTCTGTGCCACAGGTCTCGGCGGCCTACACGTTCTACGCCCTCGCGGAGGACGTGAGGGCGATATTTAAGCGCTACGCCCGGAAGCGCAACATTCTCGTGGGCCACTCTTACGG TGTGTCGTTCTGCACCTTCCTGGCCCACGAGTATCCAAACGAGATCCATAAGATGGTGATGATCAACGGGGGCGGCCCCACAGCACTGGAGCCCAGCATCTGCTCCATCTTCAACCTCCCGGCCTGCATGCTGCAGTGTCTGTCTCCATGCCTGTCCTGGAGCTTCCTCAA AGCTGGATTTGCTCATCAAGGAGCCAAAGAGAAGCAGCTGTTAAAAGACAGCAATGCCTTCAACGTGTCCTCCTTCGTCCTGCGAGCAATGATGAGCGGGCAGTACTGGCCTGAGGGCGACGAGGTGTACCATGCGGAGATCACTGTTCCTACGCTGCTTGTGCATGGCATCTACGATAGATTTGTGCCCGTCGAGGAGGACCAGCGTATGTCAGAG ATCCTCATCCTGGCCTTCCTGAAAATCATCAACGAGGGCAGTCACATGGTCATGATGGAATGCCCGGACACCGTGAACACACTCCTGCACGAGTTCTTCCTCTGGCAGCCCGAAGTTCCAAAGCGACTGCACACGCCTACGCCAACGAAGCGACCCGGCTCCAGCCCAGGCAGCAAGCCCTCCTCCCCGGAGCCCAGGGCCAGGCCCCCGTCCAGGAACAAGAGCAAGTAA